The following coding sequences lie in one Metallumcola ferriviriculae genomic window:
- a CDS encoding glycosyltransferase: MKEHVLSLARNYSKGRYNLMVCSPDHGEILTDLRRVGVFTYPINLKGNINPFADFQAFRQLVWLLRQQPVHLVHTHGAKAGLIGRLAAARAGVPVVVATFHNFIYGEDYARWKRAAFSTIQRRMVRYTDHAIAVSEALARDIQRVERFPMEKVTTIYNGLSLEKFNQITEVTRKKRDLGLDITAPVVGVVARLIPQKGVGCFLKAAKMIQAEIPGVNFLIVGDGPARKSLEKQSTELGLRKTVFAGFRFDVPQLLPIINIFVIPSLSEGLSIGALEAMAARRPIVASRVGGLPELIQHGKTGMLVAPNNPWVLAKTVMTLLERPFFAEVLGMQARVNVERKFSEKFMVDSTEAVYEKLLSAKGVTNEGGEFCGIKDDSNV; encoded by the coding sequence ATGAAGGAACATGTCCTCAGTCTGGCGCGGAATTATTCCAAAGGGCGTTATAATCTGATGGTATGCAGCCCTGATCATGGGGAAATTCTTACCGATCTGCGCCGGGTGGGGGTATTTACTTATCCTATCAATCTCAAAGGAAATATCAATCCTTTTGCTGATTTTCAGGCTTTCAGGCAGCTGGTGTGGCTGCTGAGGCAGCAGCCGGTGCATTTAGTGCACACTCATGGTGCAAAGGCCGGGTTGATAGGCCGCTTGGCGGCAGCGCGTGCCGGCGTACCGGTGGTGGTAGCTACCTTCCATAACTTTATTTACGGTGAAGATTATGCTCGCTGGAAAAGGGCGGCTTTTTCTACCATTCAACGCCGGATGGTCCGGTATACCGACCATGCCATCGCTGTTTCTGAAGCTCTTGCGAGGGATATCCAGCGGGTGGAGCGCTTTCCCATGGAGAAGGTTACCACTATCTATAACGGTCTCAGCCTGGAGAAATTCAACCAAATTACCGAAGTGACCCGCAAAAAAAGAGACCTGGGCTTGGATATCACGGCACCGGTGGTGGGTGTAGTGGCCCGGTTGATCCCGCAAAAAGGGGTGGGCTGTTTCTTAAAGGCCGCTAAAATGATTCAGGCGGAAATCCCGGGTGTGAATTTTTTGATAGTGGGTGACGGGCCAGCCAGGAAGAGTTTAGAAAAGCAATCAACAGAATTGGGGTTACGCAAAACTGTCTTTGCCGGCTTTCGTTTTGATGTACCCCAGCTTTTACCGATCATTAATATCTTTGTGATCCCCTCATTGTCAGAGGGTTTATCTATTGGTGCCCTGGAAGCTATGGCCGCCCGCCGCCCTATCGTGGCGAGCCGGGTGGGTGGTCTGCCGGAACTAATCCAGCATGGCAAGACTGGGATGCTGGTTGCGCCTAATAACCCTTGGGTGTTGGCCAAGACGGTGATGACCTTGTTGGAGCGGCCCTTCTTTGCTGAAGTACTGGGTATGCAGGCTCGTGTCAATGTGGAGCGGAAATTCAGTGAAAAGTTTATGGTAGACAGCACCGAAGCAGTTTATGAAAAACTACTGTCAGCTAAAGGGGTAACCAATGAGGGCGGCGAATTTTGCGGTATTAAGGATGATAGCAATGTTTAA
- a CDS encoding aspartate aminotransferase family protein, protein MNMFTLEEALNWDIKKTRQEYKDHINPVLAQMSLLLNYDRRFVRAEGTYVWDEAGEKYLDFLGSFGALSFGHNHPEVIEAVKQVNKLPNYLQVNLNAVNAALAHNLTEIMPGKLQHLFFGNSGTEAVEGAIKMARIANGKSKLVSTKGSFHGKTMGALSLTGKETYQKPFAPLVPDCIQVPYGEAEALAKEMYKGDVAAVILEPIQGEGGIILPPDGYLGDARDLCDRYDAYLIIDEVQTGLGRTGYNFACEHENIAPDIMCMAKSLSGSLVPISAVAATAEIWHKAYGSMETYLLHTSTFGGNTVASAAALTAINILVRDDLAHQAREKGQYFLNKLAPLADKHQLLKEVRGRGLMIGLEFYQHKGMMDRLTGGSLNKLAEEYTGALIQGELLNKHRIITNFTLNNPNVIRLQPPLAVSYEDLDYVVDALDDILSKYKGFVNIAFGSAKTALGSMFSRR, encoded by the coding sequence ATGAACATGTTTACTTTAGAAGAAGCACTCAACTGGGATATTAAAAAGACAAGGCAGGAATACAAGGACCATATTAATCCGGTTTTGGCACAAATGTCACTGCTACTCAATTATGATCGCCGCTTTGTTCGGGCAGAAGGTACATACGTCTGGGACGAAGCAGGAGAAAAGTACCTGGATTTTCTTGGCTCTTTTGGTGCCTTATCTTTTGGGCACAATCACCCGGAAGTAATTGAGGCGGTAAAGCAGGTAAACAAGCTTCCTAACTACCTTCAGGTCAATCTCAATGCCGTCAATGCAGCACTGGCCCACAACCTTACTGAAATTATGCCCGGTAAGCTGCAGCATCTATTTTTTGGTAATAGCGGAACAGAAGCAGTGGAGGGTGCCATTAAAATGGCCCGTATTGCCAACGGCAAGAGTAAATTAGTTTCCACTAAGGGTTCGTTTCATGGCAAGACTATGGGAGCACTTTCGTTAACCGGTAAGGAAACCTACCAGAAGCCCTTTGCACCGCTGGTTCCTGATTGTATCCAAGTACCCTACGGTGAAGCTGAAGCGTTAGCAAAGGAAATGTATAAAGGTGATGTGGCCGCAGTAATTCTGGAACCCATCCAAGGTGAGGGCGGAATTATTCTGCCGCCGGACGGTTACCTCGGGGATGCCCGAGATCTTTGCGACCGCTATGACGCGTATCTCATTATTGACGAAGTTCAGACCGGTCTTGGCCGCACCGGTTATAACTTTGCCTGTGAGCATGAGAATATAGCCCCGGATATTATGTGTATGGCCAAGTCCCTAAGTGGTAGCTTGGTGCCTATCAGTGCCGTCGCTGCTACGGCAGAGATCTGGCATAAGGCCTATGGCAGTATGGAAACTTATCTGCTGCATACTTCCACTTTCGGAGGAAATACCGTAGCCTCAGCTGCCGCCTTGACCGCGATTAATATCCTGGTGAGAGATGACCTGGCACATCAGGCCCGAGAGAAAGGTCAGTATTTCTTAAATAAATTAGCACCGTTGGCAGACAAACACCAGCTGCTTAAAGAAGTGCGCGGCCGGGGCTTGATGATAGGCTTGGAGTTCTATCAGCATAAAGGAATGATGGATCGCCTCACCGGCGGCAGCCTCAATAAGCTGGCGGAAGAGTATACCGGCGCATTAATACAAGGTGAGCTGCTCAATAAACACCGGATAATCACAAACTTCACCTTAAATAACCCCAATGTAATCCGGCTTCAGCCGCCGCTCGCGGTAAGCTATGAAGACCTGGATTACGTGGTTGATGCTCTGGATGATATACTTTCCAAATATAAAGGGTTTGTAAATATCGCTTTCGGCAGTGCAAAAACAGCTCTGGGATCTATGTTTAGCAGACGCTAA
- a CDS encoding enoyl-CoA hydratase/isomerase family protein, with translation MISIRGLTESELNGIALFRKEHDNYNKRGEKERMNFNDILYSVEDSVATITLNRPEQFNTFSDDLLKGWVNYLEEARDDDTVNVIVITGSGKAFCAGGDVAVMEKGEGFIAGIALDPDGPTIATQRKDSLMKIVHRVAYTLEGIDKPVICAINGPAMGAGLDMALMCDIRVVSDKAIMGESYVKMGLVPGDGGAYFLPRLVGLPKALEMLWFGDIVKADEALRLGLVTKVFSHGSFDEEVKAYAERLAKGPQLAVRMIKRAVYSSLNTDMRTALDMISSHMAIVSGSADHKEAVNAFFEKRDPNFQGK, from the coding sequence ATGATAAGTATTCGCGGTTTAACTGAAAGCGAACTAAACGGTATTGCTTTGTTTCGCAAAGAGCATGATAATTATAATAAAAGGGGTGAGAAGGAAAGAATGAATTTTAATGACATACTTTATAGTGTAGAAGACAGCGTGGCCACCATTACCCTGAATCGTCCCGAACAGTTTAATACCTTCAGTGACGACCTGCTCAAAGGCTGGGTTAATTACCTGGAAGAGGCCAGGGACGATGATACGGTTAATGTAATAGTAATCACAGGCAGTGGTAAGGCATTTTGCGCCGGCGGCGATGTAGCGGTAATGGAAAAGGGTGAAGGTTTTATTGCCGGCATTGCCCTGGACCCGGACGGTCCTACTATTGCTACGCAGCGAAAAGACAGTCTCATGAAGATTGTCCATCGGGTAGCGTATACCCTAGAAGGTATTGACAAGCCGGTAATTTGCGCTATCAATGGCCCGGCTATGGGTGCCGGACTGGATATGGCCTTGATGTGCGACATTAGAGTAGTATCCGATAAGGCCATTATGGGTGAATCCTATGTTAAGATGGGCTTGGTTCCCGGTGATGGCGGCGCATACTTTTTACCTCGTCTGGTCGGGCTTCCCAAGGCCCTGGAGATGCTTTGGTTCGGCGACATCGTCAAGGCCGACGAAGCCCTGCGCTTAGGTTTGGTAACCAAAGTTTTTTCTCATGGAAGCTTCGACGAAGAAGTAAAGGCCTACGCTGAGCGACTTGCCAAAGGCCCCCAGCTGGCCGTCCGTATGATTAAGCGGGCCGTCTATTCCAGCCTCAATACCGATATGCGTACCGCCTTAGACATGATTTCATCCCACATGGCCATCGTCTCCGGCTCAGCAGACCATAAAGAAGCCGTCAACGCCTTCTTCGAAAAGAGAGACCCTAACTTCCAAGGCAAATAA
- the speD gene encoding adenosylmethionine decarboxylase has protein sequence MNALGRHVLAEVYGCDFNILNDLKKVEEIMVNAALEAGAEVREFVFHKFSPQGVSGVVVISESHLAIHTWPELGYAAVDVFTCGDRVNPWDAANYVKEMFHAQHVEAKEIIRGTMEQAPDRAANL, from the coding sequence TTGAACGCATTGGGTCGCCATGTATTGGCCGAAGTTTATGGTTGTGACTTCAACATATTAAATGACCTAAAGAAAGTAGAAGAAATTATGGTTAATGCCGCATTGGAGGCAGGAGCAGAAGTAAGGGAATTTGTATTCCATAAGTTCAGTCCCCAAGGTGTCAGCGGAGTAGTGGTAATTTCTGAGTCCCATCTAGCCATTCATACCTGGCCCGAATTAGGTTACGCAGCAGTGGACGTATTCACCTGCGGTGACCGCGTCAACCCTTGGGATGCAGCTAATTACGTCAAAGAAATGTTCCATGCCCAACATGTGGAGGCCAAGGAAATAATCCGCGGCACTATGGAACAGGCTCCTGATAGGGCGGCAAATTTGTAG
- a CDS encoding polyprenyl synthetase family protein, translating to MTFKFIESVLPELREMERIMDRDFRLRAGHITRFVSLELDKADKYLYPGMLLLSAKMLGAASTAKSLPLAAVVQFVRLAGHVHGYDGRSPQYPVLVGDYLYSHFFLYLSRYDCLEMLAPLSAAICDIHEGGIIRKDVLEEGIGSVLDYTAVAEKEWGSLLAECCTIGAAVADAPHQETETIRAFGRNFGTAWGILRSGFSEISPAQYLIQARQALNALPKTREKTMLLRTVDTLEHEPELMKNFMAG from the coding sequence ATGACTTTTAAATTTATAGAATCCGTGCTGCCTGAGCTGCGGGAAATGGAACGGATAATGGATCGAGATTTTAGATTGCGGGCGGGACACATTACCCGTTTTGTTAGCTTGGAATTGGACAAAGCGGACAAGTATCTGTACCCAGGCATGCTGCTGCTTTCAGCCAAGATGCTTGGTGCAGCAAGCACCGCTAAAAGCCTTCCCTTGGCTGCAGTAGTGCAGTTTGTCCGTCTGGCCGGTCATGTGCATGGTTATGACGGCAGAAGCCCCCAGTATCCGGTACTGGTGGGCGACTACCTTTACAGTCATTTCTTTTTATATCTCAGCCGCTATGATTGTCTGGAGATGCTGGCTCCCTTGTCCGCGGCAATTTGCGATATACATGAAGGCGGTATCATCCGCAAAGATGTCTTGGAAGAGGGTATAGGCAGCGTATTAGATTATACCGCCGTGGCCGAAAAAGAGTGGGGAAGCCTATTGGCAGAGTGCTGTACCATCGGCGCCGCCGTCGCTGATGCCCCGCACCAGGAGACAGAAACAATTCGTGCTTTTGGCCGAAACTTTGGTACCGCATGGGGGATACTCCGATCAGGCTTTAGCGAAATTTCCCCGGCGCAATACCTGATCCAGGCCCGGCAAGCATTGAACGCCCTGCCAAAGACCCGGGAAAAGACAATGCTGCTCCGAACCGTAGACACTCTCGAACACGAACCCGAATTGATGAAAAATTTCATGGCCGGCTAA
- a CDS encoding PaaI family thioesterase: MVRLNDLAEGSFWKLIDMKIDYKGDGSAMVRVSVSEKHRQVYGQVHGGVIASALDSAIAVLVNQQIGPDQGANTVELKVNYLRPATGSGLRAEAELIKLGRTLIVADARCYDEDQEKLVAYASGTYYRFDKKENN, encoded by the coding sequence ATGGTTAGATTAAATGATTTGGCAGAGGGGTCATTTTGGAAATTAATTGACATGAAAATTGATTATAAGGGGGACGGCAGCGCCATGGTTCGAGTGTCTGTGTCGGAAAAGCACCGACAGGTGTACGGCCAAGTACACGGTGGTGTCATTGCTTCGGCATTGGATTCGGCAATTGCCGTATTAGTTAATCAGCAAATCGGTCCTGACCAGGGAGCCAATACAGTGGAACTAAAGGTTAATTATTTGCGCCCTGCCACCGGAAGTGGTCTGCGGGCGGAAGCGGAGTTGATCAAACTGGGCCGTACTTTAATCGTGGCTGATGCCCGCTGTTACGACGAGGATCAGGAAAAACTGGTAGCTTATGCCAGCGGTACTTATTATCGTTTTGATAAGAAGGAAAACAATTGA
- a CDS encoding menaquinone biosynthesis decarboxylase has product MAFRDLQHFIEELDKRGELKRINAPVSNDLEITEITDRVSKDYGPALLFENVKGYDMPVLTNAYGSFERMGFSLGVEDLDDIGAEILTFLQPPEVPSSMIDKLKALPKVAQIANFMPKIVKKGICQEVVHQDPDLSLLPVLKCWPQDGGPFITLPLVFTKDPESGKRNVGMYRMQVFDSKTTGMHWHLHKHGADHYRGNQAQNQRMEVAVALGGDPAITYAATAPLPKDIDEMFFAGFLRKEPVELVKCKTVDIEVPAHAEIIIEGYIDPSETRLEGPFGDHTGYYSLADQYPVFHVTCITHRKNPVYPATIVGKPPQEDCYLGKATERIFLPLLKMQLPEIKDMNLPLEGVFHNCVILSIKKTYPKHAQKVMNAIWGTGQMMFTKMIIVVDETVDVQNLSEVAWKVFNNIDAKRDLSIVEGPLDILDHASPRANYGHKVGIDATKKWSSEGHTREWPDDIEMSDEIKQLVDGKWKEYGFTE; this is encoded by the coding sequence TTGGCATTTCGCGATTTGCAGCATTTTATTGAAGAACTGGATAAGCGAGGGGAGCTGAAACGCATCAATGCGCCCGTCTCTAATGATTTGGAGATCACCGAAATTACTGACCGGGTGAGTAAGGACTACGGCCCGGCATTGTTGTTTGAAAACGTAAAAGGGTATGACATGCCGGTACTGACCAATGCCTACGGCAGCTTTGAGCGGATGGGTTTTTCCCTCGGAGTAGAGGATTTGGACGATATCGGTGCGGAGATACTTACCTTTTTACAGCCGCCGGAAGTACCCAGCAGCATGATTGACAAACTAAAGGCCCTACCCAAGGTGGCTCAGATTGCTAATTTTATGCCCAAGATTGTGAAAAAGGGTATCTGTCAGGAAGTGGTACATCAGGACCCGGACCTTTCCCTTCTGCCGGTGCTAAAGTGCTGGCCCCAGGACGGCGGCCCGTTTATTACATTGCCTTTGGTATTTACTAAGGACCCTGAAAGTGGTAAGCGCAATGTGGGGATGTACCGAATGCAGGTATTTGACAGTAAGACCACCGGTATGCACTGGCATCTTCATAAACACGGTGCCGACCACTATCGCGGCAATCAGGCCCAAAATCAGCGGATGGAGGTAGCTGTGGCTTTGGGCGGAGATCCTGCCATAACTTATGCCGCCACAGCGCCGCTGCCTAAAGATATCGACGAAATGTTCTTTGCCGGATTCCTACGCAAGGAACCGGTAGAACTAGTGAAATGTAAAACGGTGGACATTGAAGTGCCGGCCCATGCGGAGATAATTATTGAGGGATATATTGACCCCTCGGAGACCCGCTTGGAAGGGCCATTTGGTGACCACACCGGCTACTATTCCCTAGCGGATCAGTATCCCGTATTTCATGTGACCTGTATCACCCATAGGAAAAATCCGGTTTATCCTGCCACCATTGTGGGTAAGCCGCCCCAGGAGGATTGCTATCTGGGCAAGGCCACGGAAAGAATTTTCCTGCCCCTGTTGAAGATGCAGCTACCGGAAATCAAAGACATGAATTTACCGCTGGAGGGCGTATTCCATAACTGTGTCATCTTATCCATTAAAAAGACCTACCCCAAACATGCTCAAAAAGTGATGAATGCCATCTGGGGTACGGGTCAGATGATGTTTACCAAGATGATTATCGTGGTAGACGAGACAGTGGATGTACAAAATTTATCGGAAGTAGCGTGGAAGGTGTTTAATAACATTGACGCCAAGCGGGACTTGAGCATTGTGGAGGGACCGCTGGATATACTTGACCATGCGTCCCCCAGGGCTAATTATGGGCATAAGGTGGGCATTGATGCTACCAAGAAATGGTCCTCGGAAGGGCATACTCGGGAATGGCCCGATGACATTGAGATGAGCGACGAAATCAAACAATTGGTGGATGGGAAGTGGAAGGAATATGGCTTCACAGAATAA
- a CDS encoding sensor histidine kinase: MQFLQTFFEQQNLVVFFVYGQVYFLMGFAILIKNITLSEYTLSKDIRLFAWFSITHGLADWAAAFVPYQREFLGESQFLVFLTLGYLLLTVSYMFLMVFGLKVAVARKYDWPVHFVVPTVIFTLWVIASFSVQPLHPDYIEWIVATSSFARYFIGLPAGLVAAAAFWLQANKFDGLDISSHLTRAMRLGAIFLGLYGILTGLVVPEAKFFPASLINYNSFLKVTGVPVQILRMVAGIGIGLNIIRSLELFDVEQRRRVEEAEKREAILKERERISREIHDGTIQSLYGIGLRLEFAQSIIDKEDSEKNTIKEHLDYSVEKLAETITDIRAYIMNLRHLHFRETSLRKDLQELVQDFRLTSLTMPEFIYREEATPGLTPKQRTHLYYIVREALNNIRQHARAKIVVLEVNIKPNGIHVSIVDDGQGFNTREVKLGRRGMYNIAERVRELKGTLSIDSEIGRGTEIRVIVPTGGDDNG, encoded by the coding sequence TTGCAGTTTTTGCAAACTTTTTTTGAACAACAAAACCTGGTCGTGTTTTTTGTCTATGGCCAGGTTTATTTTCTCATGGGTTTCGCCATTTTAATTAAAAATATTACCCTGAGTGAATACACTCTCAGCAAAGATATCCGGCTGTTTGCATGGTTCTCCATTACCCATGGTTTGGCGGACTGGGCAGCGGCCTTTGTTCCCTATCAGCGGGAATTTTTGGGGGAGAGCCAATTTTTAGTGTTTCTCACTTTGGGCTATTTATTACTTACCGTTTCTTATATGTTTTTGATGGTATTTGGGTTAAAGGTGGCCGTGGCCCGTAAATATGACTGGCCGGTGCATTTCGTGGTGCCCACCGTGATATTTACATTGTGGGTAATTGCTTCGTTCTCTGTGCAACCGCTTCATCCTGATTATATTGAATGGATTGTAGCGACCAGCTCCTTCGCTCGATATTTTATTGGGCTGCCGGCAGGACTGGTGGCAGCAGCGGCCTTTTGGCTCCAAGCCAATAAATTTGATGGATTGGATATATCTTCCCATTTGACCCGGGCAATGCGGCTGGGGGCGATATTTTTAGGCTTATATGGTATTTTAACGGGTTTGGTGGTACCTGAGGCCAAGTTTTTTCCTGCATCTTTAATTAACTATAATTCTTTTTTAAAAGTAACGGGAGTACCGGTGCAAATCCTGCGTATGGTGGCGGGTATCGGCATCGGACTTAACATTATCCGCAGTTTGGAACTATTTGATGTGGAACAGCGGCGAAGGGTGGAAGAAGCAGAAAAACGGGAAGCTATTCTCAAAGAGCGTGAGCGTATCAGTCGAGAAATCCATGATGGTACTATTCAATCCTTATATGGTATCGGCTTGAGGTTAGAATTTGCCCAATCAATTATTGATAAGGAAGACAGTGAAAAAAATACAATCAAGGAGCACTTAGATTACTCAGTGGAAAAGCTGGCTGAGACAATTACAGACATTCGAGCATACATTATGAATTTACGCCACTTGCATTTTCGGGAAACTTCTTTGCGAAAAGATTTACAGGAGTTGGTACAGGATTTTCGTTTAACTAGCCTTACCATGCCTGAGTTTATCTATCGGGAAGAAGCTACACCGGGGCTGACACCAAAGCAGCGGACCCACCTTTATTATATTGTGCGGGAAGCTCTCAATAATATCCGGCAGCATGCTCGGGCTAAAATAGTAGTACTTGAAGTTAACATAAAGCCGAATGGGATTCATGTCAGCATTGTGGATGATGGTCAGGGTTTTAATACCAGGGAGGTAAAACTAGGGCGTCGCGGCATGTACAACATTGCTGAAAGAGTAAGAGAACTGAAGGGAACTCTTTCAATAGACAGTGAAATTGGCAGGGGTACGGAGATTAGAGTTATTGTACCCACAGGAGGCGATGACAATGGCTAA
- a CDS encoding acyl-CoA carboxylase subunit beta — protein sequence MARKQKPLRPYFEKMPDIGKELTKRDLSMGKRNLADIKEQEDLIAEAVKKVEEAGKPAEKVRARGQMTVYDRIEYLVDEGTWCPLHTFFNPADNEEGCTAVVDGLGKIEGKWAVIIGFDNKVIAGAWIAGQSENILRVTDMAKRLNIPLVWITNCSGVKLPEQEDIYPNRRGSGTPFFRHAELNKLGIPVLNAIYGTNPAGGGYQGISPTILLAHEGANIAVGGAGIVGGMSPKGHFDLEGVQGLIEATKNFKAKAPGRVETHFDHTAYFREVHETEQGVLDGIKDYMKGIPAYAPRFFQVAEPVEPKFPGDELNYILPINQKRVYDSIEVLARLTDNSEFMEYRPDYGPEVFTGVAKIGGFPVGVIGNRQGFFKNYPEYRGEDATGVGGKLYRQGLIKMNEFVTFCGRDNLPIIWLQDTTGIDVGDPSEEAELLALGQSVIYSIEKTDLPMMCIMLRKGSAAAHYVLGGPQANENNAFTIGTPLTEIYVMHGETAAAAAYSRRLVKEQDAGRDLEPVIEKMNQMVQSYYDKSRPIFCAQRGFIDEIVSLPLLRNYCLAFSEASYQNPKSITPVHQMILPRTIRG from the coding sequence ATGGCTAGAAAACAAAAACCGTTAAGGCCTTATTTTGAAAAGATGCCGGACATCGGCAAAGAGTTAACTAAAAGAGATTTAAGTATGGGTAAGAGAAACCTTGCTGACATAAAAGAACAGGAAGACCTGATTGCTGAAGCGGTAAAAAAGGTGGAAGAAGCCGGTAAGCCTGCAGAAAAGGTCAGGGCGCGCGGCCAAATGACAGTCTATGATAGAATAGAATATTTGGTTGACGAAGGCACATGGTGTCCTTTGCACACCTTTTTTAATCCAGCAGATAATGAAGAGGGCTGTACTGCGGTAGTAGACGGTCTGGGTAAGATTGAGGGCAAATGGGCGGTAATCATTGGCTTTGATAACAAGGTTATTGCCGGAGCTTGGATTGCCGGACAGTCGGAAAACATTCTCAGGGTCACAGACATGGCCAAAAGGTTGAACATTCCACTGGTATGGATTACTAACTGCAGCGGTGTGAAACTGCCGGAGCAGGAAGACATCTATCCAAACCGCAGAGGCAGCGGTACACCTTTCTTTAGGCATGCCGAATTGAACAAGCTGGGCATTCCCGTACTAAACGCTATTTATGGTACTAATCCGGCCGGCGGCGGTTATCAAGGCATCAGTCCCACCATTTTATTGGCCCATGAGGGTGCCAATATAGCTGTTGGCGGTGCCGGTATTGTCGGTGGTATGAGCCCTAAAGGTCACTTTGACCTGGAAGGGGTCCAAGGGTTAATTGAGGCAACAAAAAACTTTAAAGCCAAGGCCCCGGGCCGGGTGGAAACTCATTTTGACCATACTGCCTATTTTAGAGAAGTGCATGAGACCGAGCAGGGAGTACTGGATGGGATCAAGGATTATATGAAAGGTATTCCGGCTTACGCCCCACGGTTTTTCCAGGTTGCCGAACCGGTAGAGCCAAAATTCCCCGGCGACGAGCTGAATTATATCCTGCCCATTAATCAAAAGCGAGTGTACGACTCTATCGAAGTATTGGCCAGATTGACTGATAACAGTGAATTCATGGAATATAGGCCTGACTATGGTCCGGAAGTATTTACCGGTGTAGCCAAAATAGGCGGATTCCCGGTGGGTGTGATTGGTAACAGACAGGGCTTCTTCAAAAATTACCCCGAATACCGAGGCGAAGATGCCACAGGGGTTGGCGGTAAGCTCTACCGTCAGGGCCTCATAAAGATGAATGAGTTTGTCACCTTCTGCGGCAGGGATAATTTACCCATTATCTGGCTGCAGGATACTACCGGCATTGATGTGGGCGACCCGTCTGAGGAAGCAGAATTATTGGCTTTAGGGCAGAGCGTAATCTATTCTATTGAAAAGACCGATCTGCCGATGATGTGTATCATGTTGAGAAAAGGTTCAGCCGCGGCTCATTATGTCCTAGGCGGACCTCAGGCCAATGAAAACAATGCCTTCACCATCGGCACGCCGCTGACCGAGATTTACGTGATGCATGGCGAAACCGCCGCAGCGGCAGCTTATTCACGCAGACTTGTCAAAGAACAAGATGCAGGCAGAGATTTGGAACCGGTGATTGAAAAAATGAATCAGATGGTGCAGAGTTACTATGATAAATCCCGCCCCATTTTCTGCGCTCAGCGCGGGTTTATCGATGAAATTGTCTCACTGCCGTTACTGAGAAATTACTGTCTTGCTTTTAGCGAAGCAAGCTATCAGAATCCCAAGTCAATTACCCCGGTACATCAAATGATTTTACCGAGGACTATCAGAGGATAA
- a CDS encoding response regulator transcription factor — MAKIKVMIADDHEMVRLGLSFIIKAQDNFELVGEASDPSEAVKKVKQLKPDVVLMDVRFPDGNGIEACREIMSDSHKVKVLMLSSYSDDEAIVASIMAGASGYVLKQIGKQKLVEAIERVYNGDSMLDPAITGRVLNLLKNPNQLEQPGLEELNETEKKILIFIAEGKTNKEIAQELFLSYKTIKNYVSNVLAKLGLSNRAEAAAFAVRHRFKL; from the coding sequence ATGGCTAAAATTAAAGTGATGATTGCAGACGACCATGAGATGGTGCGCCTGGGACTCAGCTTTATAATCAAGGCCCAGGATAACTTCGAACTAGTTGGAGAAGCCAGCGACCCTTCGGAGGCAGTGAAAAAAGTCAAACAGCTAAAGCCCGATGTAGTGCTGATGGATGTTCGCTTTCCCGACGGTAATGGAATAGAAGCTTGCCGCGAGATAATGTCGGATAGCCATAAAGTGAAAGTGTTGATGCTTTCCTCTTATTCAGACGATGAGGCTATAGTGGCATCCATCATGGCCGGTGCCAGCGGTTATGTCTTAAAGCAAATTGGTAAACAAAAACTGGTGGAAGCTATCGAAAGAGTCTATAATGGAGATTCCATGCTGGATCCGGCCATTACCGGGCGGGTGCTCAATTTATTGAAAAACCCAAACCAATTGGAGCAGCCGGGGTTGGAGGAATTAAACGAGACAGAGAAGAAAATCCTTATTTTCATTGCCGAAGGTAAAACTAATAAGGAAATAGCCCAGGAATTGTTTTTAAGTTACAAAACAATCAAAAACTATGTCAGTAATGTTTTAGCCAAACTCGGCCTCAGTAATCGGGCTGAAGCTGCGGCTTTCGCTGTTCGCCACCGTTTTAAACTTTAG